In a single window of the Nitrospinota bacterium genome:
- the rpsS gene encoding 30S ribosomal protein S19 produces MSRSLKKGPYVEDSLMKKVLEMNSKNEKKMVKTWSRRSTVTPEFVGHTFAVHNGKKFIPVYVTENMVGHKLGEFAATRTYRGHAKGEKRSSGAPAGK; encoded by the coding sequence ATGTCTAGATCGTTAAAAAAAGGACCTTACGTTGAGGACTCTCTAATGAAGAAAGTCCTGGAAATGAACTCCAAGAACGAGAAGAAGATGGTGAAGACCTGGTCCCGCCGCTCCACGGTGACTCCGGAGTTCGTGGGCCATACTTTTGCTGTGCATAACGGGAAGAAGTTCATCCCGGTGTATGTCACCGAGAACATGGTGGGCCACAAGCTTGGCGAATTCGCCGCCACCCGCACCTATCGCGGCCACGCCAAAGGCGAGAAACGGTCCAGCGGCGCCCCGGCCGGCAAATAG
- the rplB gene encoding 50S ribosomal protein L2, whose protein sequence is MALKKFAPTSPGSRTRVTLDSSEITKSRPEKSLTKPTTKISGRNNLGRVTVRRRGGGHKRLLRVVDFKRDKDGIPAKVEAIEYDPNRTANIALLSYADGEKRYIVAPEGLKAGDQVMSGEGADIKTGNAMPLKNIPLGAQIHCIEMTPGRGAQMMRAAGASAQLMAKEGDKALIRLKSGEVRLVPVICKATLGAVGNSMREGISIGKAGRNRWLGKRPKVRGVAMNPIDHPHGGGEGRTSGGRHPVTPWGKPTKGAKTRKKKNASDKQIVKRRK, encoded by the coding sequence ATGGCTCTCAAGAAATTTGCGCCCACCTCGCCCGGTAGCCGCACCCGCGTTACGCTGGACAGCTCCGAGATAACCAAAAGCAGGCCGGAAAAGTCGCTCACAAAACCGACCACCAAGATATCCGGCAGGAACAACCTGGGCCGCGTTACAGTGCGCAGGCGCGGAGGCGGCCACAAAAGGCTTTTGCGCGTTGTGGATTTCAAACGGGACAAAGACGGCATTCCGGCCAAAGTGGAGGCCATTGAATACGATCCGAACCGCACCGCTAATATCGCCCTGTTGAGCTACGCTGATGGCGAGAAACGCTACATCGTGGCTCCGGAGGGCTTGAAAGCGGGCGACCAGGTTATGTCCGGCGAAGGGGCCGACATAAAGACCGGTAACGCCATGCCGCTGAAGAACATTCCCCTCGGCGCGCAGATCCACTGCATAGAAATGACACCGGGCCGTGGCGCGCAGATGATGCGGGCCGCCGGCGCTTCCGCCCAGTTGATGGCCAAGGAGGGGGATAAAGCCCTCATCCGCCTGAAATCCGGCGAGGTGAGGCTGGTTCCCGTGATTTGCAAAGCCACCCTTGGGGCCGTGGGCAACTCCATGCGGGAAGGCATATCAATAGGCAAGGCGGGCAGAAACCGCTGGCTGGGCAAACGCCCCAAGGTTCGCGGCGTGGCCATGAACCCCATCGACCATCCGCATGGCGGCGGCGAGGGCAGAACGTCCGGCGGCAGGCACCCCGTTACCCCGTGGGGCAAGCCCACCAAGGGCGCCAAGACCCGCAAGAAGAAGAACGCATCCGACAAACAGATAGTCAAACGGCGCAAGTAG
- a CDS encoding 50S ribosomal protein L23: MTTSAYDLIRRPIITEKAGDAKDHQNKITFSVAPAATKGQVKKAVEEVFKVKVDKVNIVNVKGKVKRLGRFSGKRPDWKKAIVTVKEGQTIEVFEQV, from the coding sequence ATGACTACAAGCGCGTATGATCTGATCCGCCGCCCGATCATCACCGAAAAGGCCGGCGACGCCAAGGATCATCAGAACAAGATAACGTTCTCGGTAGCCCCCGCCGCCACCAAGGGCCAGGTGAAAAAAGCCGTTGAAGAAGTGTTCAAGGTAAAGGTGGACAAAGTGAACATAGTAAACGTCAAGGGCAAGGTGAAACGGCTGGGCCGGTTCTCCGGCAAACGGCCCGACTGGAAAAAGGCCATCGTCACCGTGAAAGAAGGCCAGACCATAGAAGTTTTCGAACAGGTATAA
- the rplD gene encoding 50S ribosomal protein L4, translating to MLVDVLDLSKKKVGEAELSPSVFEAEVKEGLIHEVVLWQLAKRRAGTHNTKVRSEVSGGGRKPWKQKGTGRARAGSIRSSLWRGGSITFGPRPRDYSYSIPKKVRRGALISALSSKVKENAVVVVDSVALAEPKTKLAALALNNLGLSGKTLVVVDKIEPNTGLGFRNIPRVKLMSAQGLNVYDVLNANNLLITKEALGVIQESLGK from the coding sequence ATGTTGGTTGATGTGTTAGACCTGAGCAAGAAAAAAGTTGGAGAGGCGGAGCTTTCCCCGTCGGTTTTCGAAGCCGAGGTGAAGGAAGGCCTCATTCACGAGGTTGTGCTGTGGCAGTTGGCCAAACGCCGGGCTGGAACCCATAATACCAAGGTTCGTAGCGAAGTGAGCGGCGGCGGCAGGAAACCCTGGAAACAGAAGGGCACCGGCCGGGCAAGGGCTGGCTCCATCCGTTCCTCCCTGTGGCGTGGCGGCTCCATAACCTTCGGCCCCAGGCCGAGGGACTACAGCTATTCCATCCCCAAGAAAGTGCGGCGCGGCGCGCTGATTTCCGCCCTGTCCTCCAAGGTGAAAGAAAACGCCGTGGTGGTGGTGGATTCCGTTGCGCTGGCGGAGCCCAAGACTAAGCTGGCCGCCTTGGCCCTTAATAACCTGGGTTTGTCCGGCAAGACCCTGGTGGTTGTGGATAAAATAGAGCCCAATACAGGTTTGGGTTTCAGGAATATTCCCCGCGTGAAGCTTATGTCCGCGCAGGGGCTGAATGTTTATGACGTGCTCAACGCCAACAATCTCCTTATAACCAAGGAGGCTTTGGGCGTGATTCAGGAGAGCCTTGGAAAATGA